One window from the genome of Brachyspira hampsonii encodes:
- a CDS encoding LysM peptidoglycan-binding domain-containing protein, which produces MMKIKKIMATIALLSFTWSVLPAQTYEDAARITQEADDLQNQGQYQQSYDKSQEASVSIDKASMALFYRLMNARINKTKNDANNAITEINQMGAASDNQFKAQYEEAVKYFEEGNANIGSIPGPDTVAQNDEEFNTASNTFNTVLQYYNNALSSANSVKEGYLGRERDTASKSIADARSKYNAALGKSIKAGDNNDKTVSGALTKADEALKSDNFASVQQNVAAALAGITKAEADAKAAAERAAAAAKAKAEAEAKAKAAAEAKAKAEAEAKRKAEEAKAKAAAEAKVKAEAEAKAKAEAEAKRKAEEEARQKAEQEALAKEQADAVAKAKQDIANAQQKYDSLVNDSTITRGDETDQNISTLLADANNLVETDPAAASQKALEASKAMDDLVNNRDNAIAREENQRQLDDIKARYQQLIDEGYIIPNSEEDQNLSQIIKDAEDALANNDNTLAREKLEEANRSMNAIYEMGPKRPVDGDLVDTDNNNNETGQIIDATTGQTVNTEGKVTVLPMYYTVVQRTPLTDALWRIAGYSFIYNDPIQWYRLYQANRNVLRDPNNPDLILPGQVLTIPSMNGEERAGTYDPNMEYITYDEAMILRNQQQNNQNNTQQEENTAQTNN; this is translated from the coding sequence ATGATGAAAATAAAAAAAATAATGGCTACTATAGCTTTATTATCTTTCACATGGTCTGTTTTACCGGCACAAACTTACGAAGATGCTGCTAGAATAACTCAAGAAGCTGATGATCTTCAAAATCAAGGTCAATATCAGCAGTCTTATGATAAATCTCAAGAGGCATCTGTAAGCATAGATAAAGCTTCTATGGCATTGTTCTACAGACTTATGAATGCTAGAATCAATAAAACTAAAAATGATGCTAATAATGCAATAACTGAAATAAATCAAATGGGAGCTGCAAGTGATAATCAATTCAAAGCTCAGTATGAAGAAGCTGTGAAATATTTTGAAGAAGGAAATGCTAATATAGGAAGCATACCTGGTCCTGATACAGTAGCACAAAATGATGAAGAGTTTAATACTGCTTCTAATACTTTTAATACAGTTTTACAATACTATAATAATGCATTATCTTCTGCTAATTCGGTTAAAGAAGGTTATTTAGGAAGAGAGAGAGATACTGCTTCTAAATCAATAGCTGATGCTAGATCTAAATATAATGCTGCTTTAGGTAAAAGTATAAAAGCAGGTGATAATAATGACAAAACAGTTTCCGGTGCTTTAACTAAAGCTGATGAAGCTTTAAAATCTGATAATTTTGCAAGTGTTCAGCAAAATGTTGCTGCTGCTCTTGCTGGCATCACTAAAGCCGAAGCAGATGCAAAAGCTGCTGCTGAAAGAGCTGCAGCTGCTGCTAAAGCAAAAGCAGAGGCAGAAGCCAAAGCAAAAGCTGCTGCTGAGGCAAAAGCTAAAGCAGAGGCTGAAGCTAAGAGAAAAGCTGAAGAAGCTAAAGCAAAAGCTGCTGCTGAGGCAAAAGTTAAAGCAGAGGCTGAAGCTAAGGCTAAGGCAGAAGCTGAAGCTAAAAGAAAAGCTGAAGAAGAAGCCAGACAAAAAGCAGAACAAGAAGCACTTGCTAAAGAACAGGCAGATGCCGTTGCTAAAGCTAAACAAGATATTGCTAATGCACAGCAGAAATATGACAGTCTTGTTAATGACAGCACTATAACAAGAGGTGATGAAACTGATCAGAATATATCTACCCTTTTAGCTGATGCTAACAATCTCGTAGAAACTGATCCTGCTGCTGCTAGTCAGAAAGCATTGGAAGCTTCTAAAGCTATGGACGACTTAGTTAATAATCGTGATAATGCTATAGCAAGAGAAGAAAATCAAAGACAATTAGATGATATAAAAGCTAGATATCAGCAATTAATTGATGAAGGTTATATAATCCCAAATAGCGAAGAAGATCAAAACCTTTCTCAAATAATAAAAGATGCTGAAGATGCTTTAGCTAATAATGACAATACTTTAGCTAGAGAAAAATTGGAAGAAGCTAACAGATCTATGAATGCTATATATGAAATGGGACCAAAAAGACCTGTAGATGGTGATTTAGTTGATACCGACAATAACAATAATGAAACAGGTCAAATCATAGATGCTACTACAGGTCAAACTGTTAATACTGAAGGAAAAGTTACTGTACTTCCTATGTATTATACTGTAGTACAAAGAACTCCTCTAACTGATGCTTTATGGAGAATAGCTGGTTACTCATTCATATATAATGATCCTATACAATGGTATAGATTGTATCAGGCTAATAGAAATGTATTGAGAGATCCTAATAATCCAGACTTGATACTTCCTGGACAGGTATTAACTATACCTAGTATGAACGGTGAAGAAAGAGCTGGTACTTATGATCCTAATATGGAATATATAACTTATGATGAAGCTATGATATTAAGAAATCAGCAGCAAAATAATCAGAATAATACTCAGCAAGAAGAAAATACTGCTCAAACAAATAATTAA
- the gltA gene encoding NADPH-dependent glutamate synthase, giving the protein MPPRSKLGEIPRQEMPTRSPEERSKDFKEVPLGYTEEQAYQESLRCLDCKVPHCMEGCPAKVKIPEFIGLIAERKFLEAAKKIKETNALPAACGRVCPQEEQCEERCVVGNAKDKATGKNLEPVAIGKLEMFVADYERKHAQHEDLKVEKNGKKVCIVGAGPAGLACAGDLIKLGYDVTVLEALHTIGGVLMYGIPEFRLPKELVAHEVENLKKDGVKFKINEVAGISLDFNELRKEYDAIFLGTGAGLPAFLNVPGEHFCGVYSANEYLTRVNLMGAYKFPEVDTPVIRHKRVAVLGGGNVAMDACRTAVRLGAEKVYIIYRRTEKELPARLEEIHHAMEEGVDFRFLRAPLEILGDENDNVIAVRTQVMELGEPDADGRRKPIPVEGQTEDIEVDAIVIAIGTTPNPLIARKVPELQTTKKGTYVIDEETGATSIEGVFAGGDAARGAATVILAIGDGKKAAAGIDKYLSNK; this is encoded by the coding sequence ATGCCACCAAGATCAAAATTAGGAGAAATACCTAGACAGGAAATGCCTACTAGAAGTCCGGAAGAAAGAAGTAAAGATTTTAAAGAGGTTCCTCTAGGATATACTGAGGAACAGGCATATCAGGAATCTTTAAGATGTTTGGACTGTAAAGTTCCTCATTGTATGGAAGGCTGTCCTGCTAAGGTAAAAATTCCTGAATTTATAGGACTTATAGCGGAAAGAAAGTTTTTAGAAGCGGCCAAAAAAATAAAAGAAACTAATGCTTTGCCTGCTGCATGCGGAAGAGTATGCCCTCAGGAAGAACAATGCGAAGAAAGATGTGTTGTAGGTAATGCTAAAGATAAAGCTACTGGTAAAAACTTAGAACCTGTTGCTATTGGTAAACTAGAAATGTTTGTAGCTGACTATGAAAGAAAACATGCTCAGCATGAAGATTTAAAAGTAGAAAAAAACGGTAAAAAAGTATGTATAGTCGGAGCAGGTCCTGCAGGTTTAGCTTGTGCGGGAGATTTAATAAAATTAGGGTATGATGTTACAGTATTGGAGGCTTTGCATACTATAGGTGGCGTATTAATGTACGGTATTCCAGAGTTTCGTCTTCCAAAAGAATTAGTAGCTCATGAAGTAGAAAATCTTAAAAAAGATGGTGTAAAATTTAAAATTAATGAAGTTGCAGGTATTTCTTTAGATTTTAATGAATTAAGAAAAGAATATGATGCCATATTCTTAGGAACAGGTGCGGGACTTCCTGCTTTTTTAAATGTGCCTGGCGAACATTTCTGCGGTGTTTATTCTGCTAATGAGTATTTAACAAGAGTTAATTTAATGGGAGCTTATAAATTCCCTGAAGTAGATACTCCTGTTATAAGACATAAAAGAGTAGCTGTATTGGGAGGCGGTAATGTTGCTATGGATGCCTGCAGAACTGCTGTAAGATTAGGTGCAGAAAAAGTATACATAATATACAGAAGAACTGAGAAAGAACTTCCTGCAAGATTAGAAGAAATTCACCATGCTATGGAAGAAGGTGTTGATTTTAGATTTTTAAGAGCACCTTTAGAAATATTAGGCGATGAAAATGATAATGTTATAGCAGTTAGAACTCAAGTTATGGAACTTGGAGAGCCTGATGCAGACGGAAGAAGAAAACCAATTCCTGTTGAAGGTCAAACTGAAGATATAGAAGTTGATGCTATTGTAATTGCTATAGGTACTACTCCTAACCCTCTTATAGCTAGAAAAGTGCCTGAATTACAAACTACTAAAAAAGGAACTTATGTTATAGATGAAGAAACAGGTGCTACTTCTATAGAAGGGGTATTTGCTGGAGGAGATGCGGCAAGAGGTGCTGCTACTGTTATTTTAGCTATTGGCGATGGTAAAAAAGCTGCTGCCGGAATAGATAAATATTTATCGAATAAATAA
- a CDS encoding dihydrodipicolinate synthase family protein, with product MRNLDKYKGIIPAFYACYDEKGEISPERVKKFTQYLIDKGVNGLYVGGSSGECIYHSKEERKLVLENVMEAAKGKITIIAHVGCNNTADSAELAAHAEKLGVDAIASIPPIYFHLPDYSIAEYWNDISAAAPNTDFIIYNIPQLAGVALNVNLYKKMRENPRVIGVKNSSMPVQDIQMFKDAGGDDSIIFNGPDEQFVAGRLIGADAGIGGTYAVMPELFLAANDAVNKCQFEKARDIQYKIDRIIYAMCECHGNLYAVMKAILKLKGLELGGVRKPLSNIIDEDKKKIENCAKMIDDAINSIK from the coding sequence ATGAGAAACTTAGATAAGTACAAAGGAATTATTCCTGCCTTTTATGCTTGTTATGATGAAAAAGGAGAAATAAGCCCTGAAAGAGTTAAAAAATTTACACAGTATTTAATAGACAAAGGTGTAAATGGTTTATATGTAGGCGGTTCTTCAGGTGAATGTATTTACCATAGTAAAGAAGAAAGAAAATTAGTATTAGAAAATGTTATGGAAGCAGCAAAAGGTAAAATCACTATCATAGCACATGTAGGCTGCAATAATACTGCAGATAGTGCCGAATTAGCAGCTCATGCTGAAAAATTGGGCGTAGATGCTATAGCTTCTATTCCTCCTATATATTTCCACCTCCCTGACTACTCTATAGCAGAATATTGGAATGATATAAGTGCTGCTGCACCTAATACAGATTTTATTATATATAATATACCTCAGCTTGCAGGTGTTGCTTTAAATGTTAATCTTTATAAAAAAATGAGAGAGAACCCAAGAGTTATAGGTGTAAAAAACTCATCTATGCCTGTACAGGATATTCAAATGTTTAAAGATGCAGGCGGCGATGACAGCATCATATTTAACGGACCGGATGAACAATTCGTAGCAGGAAGATTAATAGGTGCTGATGCAGGAATAGGCGGTACTTATGCCGTAATGCCTGAATTATTCTTAGCTGCTAATGATGCTGTTAATAAATGTCAGTTTGAAAAAGCAAGAGATATACAGTATAAAATAGATAGAATCATATATGCTATGTGCGAATGTCATGGTAATTTGTATGCCGTAATGAAAGCTATTCTTAAATTAAAAGGTTTAGAATTAGGCGGAGTAAGAAAACCATTAAGCAATATAATAGATGAAGATAAAAAGAAAATAGAAAATTGTGCAAAAATGATAGATGATGCTATAAACAGTATAAAATAA
- the rpmB gene encoding 50S ribosomal protein L28 → MARVCEICGKGKQNGHSVSHSNIKTKRSFNANLQNVKIEVNGSVKKALVCTKCIKGNKISKAK, encoded by the coding sequence ATGGCAAGAGTATGTGAAATATGCGGTAAAGGTAAGCAAAATGGTCATAGTGTAAGCCATTCTAATATAAAGACTAAACGCTCTTTTAATGCTAACTTACAAAATGTAAAAATAGAAGTAAATGGTTCTGTAAAAAAAGCTTTAGTTTGTACTAAATGTATTAAAGGCAATAAAATTTCTAAAGCTAAATAA
- the ispH gene encoding 4-hydroxy-3-methylbut-2-enyl diphosphate reductase, with translation MNVDIGKFAGFCDGVKYAVENTFSQASKKDNEIYIDGHLIHNPQTLDMLENVGVKTYEDDEDMSILDGKTVIVRAHGISPQRREALSSHAKKIVNLTCKYVAKIQGLVKKYSSLGYRVIVIGNPSHPEIIGVCGYADDVYVVYKDEDLNKLPNDSKKALIVAQTTLQKSVFDKYVNQIQNKYKDTEIIIKNTICSATDQRQNEVLEIAKRNDVVLVIGGSESSNTRNLYNIAVAIKPAFYVEYKEDLDKIDLSNYKNIGIMAGASTPDWLIEDIAQTIKDRYAGNFVRFMSRIFDFLNYGYIFFSVGAFLMSYAIYDILSQPFQYQIGIIISLYYLYMSLENGYSNYTIKISDKRRYLFYQEYKIFFRFLILMSAVLMFYFAYKINVGILMLSILSSLLGMGYNISFENKSRFESSFFFRLFKKLIPFKAIVISVAVTVLLNGSIFIMHRNILKEKPFLYLFSILTVFLFMFIRQALIEIKFSQSDKIAGAVTLTTYIDSNKLAFITGIIPIVLALFMLAGIIIGKFPLEINKLKYCIPIIYSSIISFVVMKKKIITSRHLFSILIDSPLYILFLAALINI, from the coding sequence ATGAATGTAGATATAGGTAAATTTGCTGGTTTCTGTGACGGTGTGAAGTATGCTGTAGAAAATACTTTCTCTCAGGCTTCTAAAAAAGACAATGAAATATATATAGATGGACATTTAATACATAATCCTCAAACTCTTGATATGTTGGAAAATGTCGGTGTAAAAACTTATGAAGATGATGAGGATATGTCTATTTTAGATGGAAAAACTGTTATTGTAAGAGCTCATGGTATATCGCCTCAAAGAAGAGAGGCTCTTTCAAGTCATGCCAAAAAAATAGTAAATCTTACATGTAAATATGTTGCTAAAATTCAAGGACTTGTAAAAAAATATAGCTCTTTAGGATATAGAGTTATAGTAATAGGAAATCCTTCACATCCTGAAATTATAGGCGTATGCGGATATGCTGATGATGTTTATGTTGTTTATAAAGATGAGGATTTAAATAAACTTCCAAATGATTCTAAAAAAGCTTTAATCGTTGCTCAGACTACTTTGCAGAAATCTGTTTTTGACAAGTATGTAAATCAAATACAAAATAAATATAAAGATACAGAAATAATTATTAAAAATACTATATGTTCAGCTACGGATCAAAGACAAAATGAAGTATTAGAAATAGCAAAGAGAAATGATGTTGTACTTGTAATAGGCGGTTCTGAAAGTTCAAATACTAGAAATTTATATAATATAGCAGTAGCTATTAAGCCTGCATTTTATGTGGAATATAAAGAGGATTTGGATAAAATTGATTTATCAAACTATAAAAATATAGGTATAATGGCTGGAGCATCTACTCCTGATTGGCTTATAGAGGATATAGCTCAAACTATAAAAGATAGATATGCCGGTAATTTTGTTAGGTTTATGTCAAGGATATTTGACTTTCTAAATTACGGTTATATATTCTTTTCTGTAGGTGCTTTTTTGATGTCTTATGCTATATATGATATATTATCTCAGCCTTTTCAATATCAAATAGGCATTATAATATCTTTGTACTATTTATATATGAGTTTAGAAAATGGGTATAGTAATTATACTATAAAGATAAGCGATAAAAGAAGATATTTATTTTATCAAGAGTATAAGATATTTTTTAGATTTTTAATATTGATGAGTGCTGTTCTTATGTTTTATTTTGCCTATAAGATTAATGTGGGAATATTGATGCTTTCAATTCTTTCGAGTTTGCTTGGAATGGGATATAATATTAGTTTTGAAAATAAATCAAGATTTGAAAGTTCTTTTTTCTTCAGGTTATTTAAAAAACTCATACCTTTTAAAGCCATAGTAATATCTGTTGCTGTTACTGTATTATTAAATGGTTCAATATTTATTATGCATAGAAATATATTAAAAGAAAAACCGTTTTTATATTTATTTTCTATATTGACAGTATTTTTATTTATGTTTATAAGACAGGCTTTAATTGAAATAAAATTTTCTCAAAGTGATAAAATTGCAGGTGCTGTAACTTTAACTACATATATAGATTCTAATAAATTAGCATTTATAACAGGTATAATACCTATTGTTTTAGCTTTGTTTATGCTAGCGGGTATTATAATAGGCAAATTCCCATTAGAGATTAATAAATTGAAATATTGTATTCCAATTATATACAGCAGTATAATTTCATTTGTTGTGATGAAAAAGAAGATAATAACAAGCAGACATTTATTTTCTATATTGATAGATTCACCGCTTTATATATTATTTTTAGCGGCATTAATTAATATTTAA
- a CDS encoding DUF4912 domain-containing protein, which produces MATKKTEKASEKTADKKTETSKKAAVKKAEGTSKKATVKSAAAKKTTAKKVQSKKKSEKEIEKEIKEIKEEARKDEYIPDEVDIVRELPDRYKETKLVLMMRDPEWCFFYWDISDEDINYHSLKGKRISVRIFHVFGYDITNGEIHKEIEVNYIYGDRYVNLAMPHAYFIGELGYYDENNRFIVLARSNMIYAPRDSMSNVYDEEWMVNEEIIKLLKSPKALRESLSSATIFELIDLRRNHLAASSSSSLFMKKN; this is translated from the coding sequence ATGGCCACTAAAAAAACAGAAAAAGCATCTGAAAAAACTGCTGATAAAAAAACAGAAACTTCAAAAAAAGCTGCTGTAAAAAAAGCAGAAGGCACTTCAAAAAAAGCTACTGTAAAATCAGCTGCCGCTAAGAAAACTACTGCCAAAAAAGTACAATCAAAGAAAAAATCTGAAAAAGAAATAGAAAAAGAGATAAAAGAAATAAAAGAAGAAGCCAGAAAAGATGAATATATACCTGATGAAGTTGATATAGTAAGAGAATTGCCGGATAGATATAAAGAAACAAAATTAGTGCTTATGATGCGTGATCCTGAATGGTGTTTTTTCTATTGGGATATATCCGATGAAGATATAAATTACCATTCTTTAAAAGGAAAAAGAATATCTGTAAGAATATTCCATGTATTTGGTTATGATATTACTAATGGAGAAATTCATAAAGAAATAGAAGTTAATTATATTTATGGTGATAGATATGTTAATTTGGCTATGCCTCATGCATATTTTATAGGCGAACTTGGATACTATGATGAAAATAACAGATTTATAGTATTAGCTAGAAGTAATATGATTTATGCTCCTAGAGATTCTATGAGCAATGTTTATGATGAAGAATGGATGGTTAATGAAGAGATCATCAAACTCTTAAAATCGCCTAAAGCTTTAAGAGAAAGCTTATCATCTGCTACAATATTTGAACTTATAGATTTAAGAAGAAATCATTTGGCAGCTTCTTCTTCATCTTCGCTTTTTATGAAAAAAAATTAA
- a CDS encoding ABC1 kinase family protein: MNNIKSINRAREIISIIIAYGFRDIIAITPILKIIKNPINKINIKYKGIDLRKYSKAERIRMACEELGTTFIKLGQILSNRNDILSKDITTELSKLQNHVKPFDENIAKSIIEEELGGKIEDFFESFELTPKASASISQVHTAVLKNGEKVAIKVKRPNIEENILTDIEIIVWLSNIIERYNEEFALMQPQKLIAAFKSQLIQELDFNFEKNNTLKFAKFFENNKNIKIAKIYNEYSTKNILTMEYIEGIKISDIEENDTRYDRKKLVSIGIDAVLEQIFMLGFFHADPHPGNLMALENNVLCFLDFGMIGFIPPNSKDAFSSLIMSISSADYLELSKSILDLCYHGEINNIDEFNMAIFILVSKYVDMPLDNINIEDVFNELIGIIREFRLTLPSNIMLLIKSLIVLEGVARNLDKDVKLIEHIKPFAFRYVKEQMKPNNLLKQIKKLLYDYSYIIKEFPSDLENLLSVIKKGSVKVQMEHKNLESLSSTLDGLADRLSYSIVLASLILASALIITSKMPPLFHGTSVIGMIGFALSAIMGFIMIISRFINKYVKKK, translated from the coding sequence ATGAATAACATAAAATCTATAAACAGAGCTAGAGAAATTATCTCTATAATAATAGCTTACGGATTCAGAGATATTATAGCTATAACTCCTATATTAAAAATAATAAAAAATCCAATAAATAAAATTAATATAAAATATAAAGGAATTGATTTAAGAAAATACAGCAAAGCCGAAAGAATCAGAATGGCTTGCGAAGAGTTAGGAACTACATTCATTAAGTTAGGGCAAATACTTTCAAATAGAAATGATATACTTTCAAAAGATATTACAACTGAATTAAGCAAACTGCAAAATCATGTGAAACCTTTTGATGAAAATATTGCTAAAAGTATTATAGAAGAAGAACTTGGAGGGAAAATAGAAGATTTTTTTGAATCATTTGAATTAACACCTAAAGCAAGTGCTTCTATATCTCAGGTTCATACTGCTGTATTAAAAAATGGAGAAAAAGTAGCTATAAAAGTAAAAAGACCTAATATAGAAGAAAATATACTTACAGATATAGAAATTATAGTATGGCTTTCAAACATAATAGAAAGATATAATGAAGAATTTGCATTAATGCAGCCTCAAAAATTGATAGCGGCATTTAAATCTCAGCTTATTCAGGAATTAGATTTTAACTTTGAAAAAAATAATACTCTAAAATTTGCCAAATTCTTTGAAAATAATAAAAATATAAAAATAGCAAAAATATACAATGAATACAGTACAAAAAACATATTAACTATGGAATATATAGAAGGAATAAAAATCTCTGATATTGAAGAAAACGATACTAGATATGACAGAAAAAAACTTGTTTCCATAGGTATAGATGCTGTATTGGAACAGATATTTATGTTAGGCTTTTTCCATGCAGATCCGCATCCGGGTAATTTAATGGCTTTAGAAAATAATGTATTATGTTTTTTAGATTTTGGTATGATAGGATTTATTCCACCTAACTCTAAAGATGCTTTTTCTTCTTTGATTATGAGTATAAGTTCTGCCGATTATTTGGAATTATCTAAATCAATACTTGATTTATGCTATCATGGTGAAATAAATAATATCGATGAATTTAATATGGCTATATTTATATTGGTGAGTAAATATGTAGATATGCCTTTGGATAATATAAATATAGAAGATGTATTCAATGAACTTATAGGTATAATAAGAGAATTTCGTTTAACTTTGCCTAGCAATATCATGCTTTTAATAAAATCTTTGATAGTTCTTGAGGGAGTTGCTAGAAATTTAGATAAAGATGTTAAATTAATAGAACATATTAAGCCATTTGCATTCAGATATGTTAAAGAACAAATGAAGCCTAATAATTTATTAAAACAGATTAAAAAGCTGCTATATGATTACAGCTATATAATAAAAGAATTTCCGTCTGACTTGGAGAATTTACTATCAGTTATAAAGAAAGGCAGTGTAAAAGTTCAGATGGAGCATAAAAATCTAGAATCATTATCTTCTACTTTAGATGGATTAGCAGATAGATTAAGCTATTCTATAGTTTTAGCTTCTTTAATACTAGCAAGTGCTTTAATAATAACAAGTAAAATGCCTCCCCTTTTTCATGGAACATCTGTTATAGGAATGATAGGATTTGCCTTGTCAGCAATAATGGGATTCATTATGATTATAAGCAGATTTATAAATAAGTATGTGAAGAAGAAATAA
- a CDS encoding phasin family protein has translation MSLSDDIKSGFYSSIGMMLKGKEKLEEAAREFIKDKNVSAEEGEKFVKEMVNKANETKEDISQFIDERVKKAIDKMGYVKKDEYDAMRKELDELKQSIKKDEQ, from the coding sequence ATGTCATTATCAGATGATATCAAATCAGGATTTTATTCAAGCATTGGTATGATGCTTAAAGGAAAAGAAAAATTGGAAGAAGCAGCACGTGAATTTATTAAAGATAAGAATGTCAGTGCTGAAGAAGGAGAAAAATTTGTAAAAGAAATGGTTAATAAAGCCAATGAAACTAAAGAAGATATTTCACAATTCATAGATGAAAGAGTAAAAAAAGCTATTGACAAAATGGGATATGTGAAAAAAGACGAATATGATGCTATGAGAAAAGAATTAGATGAACTAAAACAGTCCATCAAAAAAGATGAACAATAA
- a CDS encoding TM2 domain-containing protein has product MKKRIKAIICSAISLIFGGIGIQKFYLGQTKRGILYVLFCWTGIPYLLCIIDLVRFIFMSEEDFNITYNKKYIETIDYENNNESYSNKFDDAIDAEYTYVDDEKENHDNQENTEENIIINKALEYYKLINEASISIKDYNFSSKVKHLNSLFKSIIDKSCGLKKNERPKKELDRMLQYNIPTTLKLINSYIDLSLSNTSDLNNIKADITESIESVIIYLNKVLENIQKDDIMDITSDIDVLKAELKKDGYV; this is encoded by the coding sequence ATGAAAAAAAGAATTAAAGCTATAATATGTTCTGCTATTTCTCTGATATTTGGAGGAATAGGAATACAAAAATTTTATTTAGGTCAGACTAAAAGAGGGATATTGTATGTTCTATTCTGTTGGACAGGCATACCATATTTGCTTTGCATTATAGATTTAGTAAGATTTATATTTATGAGTGAAGAAGACTTTAATATTACATACAATAAAAAATATATAGAAACTATAGATTATGAAAATAATAATGAAAGTTACAGCAATAAATTTGATGATGCTATAGATGCTGAATATACTTATGTTGATGATGAAAAAGAAAATCATGATAATCAAGAAAATACAGAAGAAAATATTATTATTAATAAGGCATTAGAATATTATAAACTAATTAATGAAGCATCAATTTCTATAAAGGACTATAATTTTTCATCTAAAGTTAAACATTTAAATAGCTTATTTAAAAGCATTATTGATAAATCATGCGGTCTAAAGAAAAATGAAAGACCTAAAAAAGAGCTTGATAGAATGCTTCAGTACAATATACCTACAACATTAAAACTTATTAATTCATATATAGATTTATCATTATCAAATACATCAGATTTAAATAATATTAAAGCTGATATAACAGAATCTATAGAATCAGTAATAATATATTTAAATAAAGTATTAGAAAATATACAAAAAGATGATATTATGGATATAACAAGCGATATAGATGTACTTAAAGCAGAATTAAAAAAAGACGGTTATGTTTAA
- a CDS encoding DNA methyltransferase, with protein MKKKLELQTTTLWDYPSQQYLKSEEEKHKHYIGATPSYIIWNLLNRYTKEKDLVVDPMAGSGTTVDVARELGRRALGYDINPKALQRKDIFKADARKIPIEDEKADFVFIDPPYSTHINYSDEKNCIGKLTARENEYYEAMEKVINEIFRIMKKDRYMALYVSDSYEKGFPFMPIGFKLFEIMNKYFMPIDIISVVRHNKTLNKGNYHIAAAENNFYLRGFNYLFIMYKKGNKTIDMNGKVHLRNL; from the coding sequence ATGAAAAAAAAGTTAGAGTTACAAACTACCACTTTATGGGATTATCCTTCTCAGCAGTATTTAAAAAGTGAAGAAGAAAAACATAAACATTATATAGGAGCAACACCTTCATATATAATTTGGAATCTTCTAAACAGATATACTAAAGAAAAAGATTTAGTTGTTGATCCTATGGCAGGAAGCGGTACTACTGTTGATGTAGCAAGAGAACTAGGAAGGAGAGCTTTAGGATATGATATAAATCCGAAAGCATTGCAGAGGAAAGATATTTTTAAAGCTGATGCCAGAAAAATACCAATAGAAGATGAAAAGGCAGATTTTGTATTTATAGATCCGCCTTACAGTACACATATAAATTATTCTGATGAAAAGAACTGTATTGGGAAATTAACTGCAAGAGAAAATGAATATTATGAAGCTATGGAAAAAGTGATAAATGAAATATTTAGAATAATGAAAAAAGATAGGTATATGGCTTTATATGTATCTGATTCCTATGAAAAGGGATTTCCTTTTATGCCTATTGGTTTTAAACTTTTTGAAATTATGAATAAATATTTTATGCCTATAGATATTATATCGGTTGTTCGTCATAATAAGACACTTAATAAAGGTAATTATCATATAGCGGCGGCAGAAAATAATTTTTATTTGAGAGGATTTAATTATCTATTTATAATGTATAAAAAAGGAAATAAAACTATAGATATGAATGGTAAGGTTCATCTTAGAAATTTATAA